Below is a window of Pyrobaculum aerophilum str. IM2 DNA.
CTGTGGCAAAAGCCCGCGGTTGGGGCAGGGAAGGCGACTGCTAGAAATTGATTTATTTGTGATCAGTGACGCGGGAGTCAATAATAGTATAAAATAAACAGGACTGGCCTTGAGCCAATCCGCCGGCTAATCTATTACGGGAATAGACGCCGTTATTAAATAACGGCGCTGCGTTTAACTTTCGCTAAAAGTTTCACCTCTTTACCACTTGTGGGGCTCTGCTTCTCCCAACGCGGCTATTCTCAGCCTTTCCGCGCCCCCAATTGCCTTTATTATTGCGGCCACTGACTTGGGCACTAGCTCTTCCCACTGGGGATCGCCCTTTAAAATGAGCTCTCTCACCCTCGTGGAGCTGAGCTGTTCTCTCCGGAACATGGGCTGTTGCCGTACTTCGTAGCCCGCCTCTTTAAATAACAGAGCGACAAAGGGATTGCCCGTGTACACGATTTGGAAGGGGGGCGCCAGCGACTTAACTCTGCCTAGCCACTCCAAGTTGTTTTCCACATTCGGCACTGGTATTATGACGACGCGAGAGAGGTCAATTCCCCCCTCGCGGAGCGCCTCTCTCAACATCCAAATCCGCTCGCCGGCAGTAAAGGGGTCTTTTAAAATGTAGTTGAACTGCGCCGAGCCGACCGTTATAATTACCTCGTCTACCTCCTTAAGGATTTCCCTTACTGCATATACATGGCCCCAATGTGGGGGCTGAAACCTCCCGGGGAAGAGGGCCCGTTTCATAACAGCTACTGGCGACAGTTTTATTAATGTGATTTTAAACACGGCGGGGCTTAGGTATACAGCTTCTTGAGCAACAGCATCAAAGTTGTCCCGCGTCTGCATTGCGATCTAATCTAAACCGGGCCTGGTGTCACGCCGCTCAGAGCAAAAGCTCACGGCTTGTGGTGACTGGGAAGAGCCGAGGGGCCTTTCTACATATTAAAGGCAAATCCAACTAGAACGCGTAGAAGTTTACAGTCACTAATGGGGGCCGGTTTTCAATACCGGGGCAGCTTAACGGCGCCGCCGCAAGGCTAGGTGAAATTGGGGAAATGCTGATTGTGGCGGCATATGATTGCGTTATAGATCCCGCAAAACACGTCGCCACAGTGGCCGTATTTAAAAACAACAAACTCCAGGGAGCGCGGAGAGTGTCTACAACGTGAATAAAGTCCCCACAGCACCAACTGAGGCTTTATACCTAGCCCACCTCGCGTAGTATTCTTTGAGTTTCTCTAAGTCTTTTGTAAACAGCTCCCTAATGTCGTCTATGCCCAGGAGTATCATGGCTATTCTGTCCAGGCCCCACCCCCACGCCAGCACTCTGCTCTTCTTGACTCCCAGCGGCTCTGTGACCTC
It encodes the following:
- a CDS encoding nicotinamide-nucleotide adenylyltransferase, translating into MKRALFPGRFQPPHWGHVYAVREILKEVDEVIITVGSAQFNYILKDPFTAGERIWMLREALREGGIDLSRVVIIPVPNVENNLEWLGRVKSLAPPFQIVYTGNPFVALLFKEAGYEVRQQPMFRREQLSSTRVRELILKGDPQWEELVPKSVAAIIKAIGGAERLRIAALGEAEPHKW